The Plasmodium vivax chromosome 12, whole genome shotgun sequence genomic interval TTCCTTTTCCGCCTTTAACTCCAACTTAAgtgattatataaaaaacatatcGAATGGTCAGGCGAACCCTAACGGGAGCAACACAAATAATATGATGAAAAACTCCAGTTCGTCAAACGATGACGATAGTTCGAATGTAGAAAATAATACCAACacgcaaaataaaaagagtgAAGAGGAAAGCCTCATCAGGTGCAACGGGAACAATTTGAACAAAGGCGAGTCCAACTCTTTTGCAAACAAAAACCCCGGAGCATATTTCGATAAACCAAATATGCTTTACGAAAATGATGTAAATTTAAATGCCTTGAACAGCTACGATGACAGCAACGCTCTATATATCTGTGACCACGATTTGATGAAAGATGGGCAGAGCAATTACATGGAGACTCTGAATAGCGAAGTGGACAACAGGGGCTGCAAGTACGAGGCCAGCAGGGGGATACCGGTGTGCAAGAAAAACATGATTGAAATTATCCACTGTAATAATGAGTGCCTGGCGGACGCGAAGTTCGCCAGCGACAGGAGCGGCGCTAGCCACAGTGGTAGCAGCGGCAATGGAAGCAGCGGAAGCGGCAATAAAAGTCGGGGGAATGACATCCGGGGGAACAACCGCGGGGGCAATGCCGATCTTCTCCAAAACAATGGAGACGTGTCGCTGTACAATTTTAGCGCCCCCTTTGACGACAAAGCGTGCGAAGAGAATGACGAAAACATCGTTTACAGGTACAACCCCAACACGTTGCCCTCGAACAATGATAGCTatggaaacaaaaagaaggccGCCAACTTTAGAAAAGGTTCCCTTCCGAACAAGGACGAGGAGCACGATGCGGACCAGCCACTGCACAGCTGCAAAGGCCGTGcccgttcaggtaaaaaaaagggaaaaagggaaggagcAGCGAAAGGGGCTAAAATGGGCACCCCTGTGGGGAGCTTGTCCAAGTTATTTGTGACCTCTCTTCTGCGTTCACCGTTTGGCGagatgcacatgtgtgtacgtaTGTGTATACGTATGTGTATACACGTATGTGCGCGTTGGAGCGCCCtattgttcccattttgacaaTAAGTAGAGCAGCATTTTATGCCCTTGCGCGTGATTAGCCTTCTGGGCCGCTCCCAACTGGCCCGCTTCTATCAAAAAATGCTGCCAACCTTTTTCAACCCCCATCCCCTCTGAACACTTCCAACAATAGCAggagagaggaaaaaggaaaacccaCAAGATAGACCCCCCTTggcggaagaaaaaggagcaatTCACGAAACGAACGATGAAGGAATGCAGGAACACACAAGCATCAACAACCCGCAGAGGTATGACCAGAACGGTAGCAAACGGAAGGGGAATAAAAACGTCAATGTAAAAAACAACGTTGGTGAAAACTCAACAGTAATTGAATATAAGGACTTCTGCGacatggtaaaaaaatgtgacgaagttaacaaaaatattttgttttccaaaaaggcaaaggtaATAAAATTGGACGCAAACAAATCGTTGATTATTTTCCCAGTGAATATACATGACTATGGAGACAAGTACATTGCAGTGAACCAGAAGGATCTTCTGGAGTACATATCATCATCGATCGAAATTGATAATGAAGACTTATCCTCgctgaagataaaaaattatcaaaaggaaaaggagctTCAAAATATGAAAGCAGCCTACAGTATGCAGACAACGAATATTCACTACCTCATCAATAGGGTTATATTCAAAGAGTGtgaatatgaaaatttaaaaaacaaaagtttGACGATGGAGCAGGAGATAAATAAGCTAATTCAGGAAATTAACTCTCTAATTAATCAGAACAAGGAAGGGCTGTACATGCAAAAGGCATTTATTGATTATAAGTGCAGATGTGTGTTGAAGCTACAAGAATTGCAACCCCTTCTGGGGGAGTACTATTatgacatttttaattatatcaCCTCGTGTAGAACGTTAGGACAACTGAGCATTTGGATCCCCGTTTTTGAATCGAAAACGGAATCTCTGGAAAGTAttgcaaataatttaattaaaattatgttgAACGGATTAGGTGCCCCTTTCAATTCATCCCCTCAGTATTTTCTCTCAAACAAAAAGTTATTGAAGAAGTCTATATCTATAGAATCGGAGGAAGATAGCTTTATTAATAATGTAGCCAAGAGGAAAATCATAGACAATTATTTGGTCAACCATTTGAATAGCTTCAACACGACGAAGGAGAATAACTCCCACTTTTCAAACTGTCATTCTTTATCCCTAAACAGTGAGGAATCGTCGTCCTTCCTAGGGACAGAAGAACTGTTCCTCAATTCGTCTAAGTTCCCCTCCATGCATTCAgtggtacaaaaaaatggagtcgAAAGTAACAGCAATCGTAACAATAGTAGTAGCAATAATAATtcgtggaggagaaaaaacagaaaagaaCATTTCCTGAACAAACTCAACAGGTCCAACACCACCCCAGAGCACTTCTGTGTTCATATCGAGTCCTACACCAATAGTGATGCCTATAGTATCAGAAATGGGCGTGAATTCCCCGCTAGCCACACGCAGGATAATGACCACAAAATGGACGCTCCTTTGACGCCGCATGAAAGACAACCCGTTAAGCGCAAACAGGCGGGCAGCAACTATGAAGAGAAGGACATGAAGAAGATCAGATTTATTGGCAAAGAATGCTGTAGAAATGACTTGTCTCATGGTGCACTTGGTGGAAGCAAGGATGAACGTGACGAGGTGGGATTGTTTAGCAAGGGGGAAGAGTCCTCCTCCATTTTAGAGAAACCATTCGGGGAAAGCAAACCCCATAGGGGGTACAAAACTGAGACGAATGTGTACAGCGAAACGAGAGACAACCTGGCGGAGGAAACCTACAGAAACGATTGGTGCCACAAGATACATGAGCACGAATACGATTCGCAGAATGAAGGAAAGGACGACGAAGATGTGGTCGATGTTTATAAGAGTATGATTGAAAGTAAGTCGGCACTCGCAGGTTGGCAGAGGAgccgcaaaggggggggcgaAAATGAGGCGTTCGACGATCTAATTGAGGTGCTCCACGtggacaaaatgggggacggagccctccccccaaatgtgGACGACGAAAGGGGGAGTGCAGCTAGCAGCGTCGTAGAGGTAGCATCCGACGGGAGAGAGGTGCCCAAGGGGCGAAGGGTCAGCGGGGCGCAGCCCCAaatgtgcataaatataGACACGGACATGGAGGTAGAGGCGGAGGTAGAAGCGGAGGTAGAAGAGGAGGTAGAGGCGGGGGTAGATGCGGAGATAGACGCGGAGGCAGGGGCGGACGCGTTCTTGAATCGCCAACCTGTCCAACGCAGTAGCGCGCAAGCGGCCGCCCACATAAGACGAAAGAGTGAGGCAGAATTAGAGACACCCAACAAGAGCGAAGGAGAACACGAATTCGCGAACAAAAAGGGCACTGCTGAGGAAAGGGCAAGAGAGGTTAAATGCGCACCGAAGAATCAGAAAAGAGCGGGTGAAGCTAACAAGCAAAAGCGATTTAAGGAGATGGATAGCGCTGTGGAGGAGAGGGACCAggacgcgaaaaaaagaaaataaagagcAAAGGGAGAGGAGAAACGAGTCATAATTAAGGGCAAACTAGGGTAAAACACCGCCCACCGTTTGGGAAAGCTTACATAAGCAGGCGGTGTTAAGCCCGTTTTAATCAGCACAATTAACGAAGGGGGTagaggtgggaaaaaaaaaggacctgCAAAATGGTAGCAGTTGTAAAGTGTGTAACGCAAAACGGGACACATGGCAGTGaatatttgattttttttttttttttcgtgtgagaaaaaaacttGCCCTTATGATTACGAAGCATGAAAGGAAGAGAGAGCAGCATTAACAGGCTAACCTTCCCCAATGCGAAGTTGCCCCCAAAAGTGATGAGCTAAATGAGGTAGTTACATCCCTGAAGTGCAGAATTACCAAGCGGTGACGCGTAGTTTGTGAAGACTACACCTGATTAACTGATTAAAAtgatgcgcaaaaaaaaaaaaaaaaaaaaaaaaaattatgatgttTTGCATGTCTCTTGTTCgtatatacattttgcgATTCTCCATTTATTTAGAAGAGGTGCCCTGGCCCAGGAAGGGTTTCATCTGACTCTGTGTGTCATTCCCTTTCCAGGTGCGTACCTCTCCCAATGAAGTGGCTGATTCGGAGGGTTTCCTATAACCACATGTCCATGTCAAAAGGGGTGGCAACAAATCTTACCGATTCTGCCTCATGTGCAaagcaaaattggcaaaaaaaaaaaaaaaaaaaaaaaaacagaataaaatgatattaCCCCTTTGCAGCGCACTAAAGGACAGATTTTTacctttcttcttctcccccttcccccaaTTTTTAATAAGAGAATAAGCGGAAACACAATTGTCACCCCCTTTTCATGAcgcgcaaaatgaaattgcGCGACTGTTAGTGTTTCTGCCCCTCCACATAATTCCCATTTGGCGAAAACTGTGCAATTACGTCTGTACACACAAGTGTATATGTACGTGTGCACACATTATTCATCTGTTGAGAAAGGTGGGCATAACGGCGAGTCGTGTCCTGCAATTAATACATTCACATTTCCCCTTCGAGGAACTGAGGTGTCACCTTCACGGCGCCTTGCCTCCGTGGCACTATTTTATGTCATATGGCCAACTGCCCTCCCTGATAGATGCATGTGTCCACCTTTTTCGATagatttttctccccctgttTTTCACGAGCTCATGTTGCGTTGTCAATTTTAGTAGACACTGAAGGGGGTCACCCCTGCCTACCtacgtgcatacgtacatatatatatgtatgtatgtatgtatgtatgtacctACACGCGTGTCCCCCCTTTCGCAGTTCTTTTCATGCTACATTTTTACCTCACAGCGCCGCAGTTGCCCCAGTGTTGCTTAATCCTTCTCTCTATTGGCGAGCTCGCTTTCACGTGGTCGTTTCGTCCTGCTGGCGTATgcgcggggggaagcgacTCGCGTGCAGATTATTTCTACGCGCGGGAGTATGCATGCACGTATTAGTGCTCACAATGATGTACATTTACGTGtgtatgatttttttttttttccttcccatgATAGATTTTTAAGCGTTCATTAGCTCACCCTTTTTCACTTGCACATTTGTCACtgccccttcttttttctgctaAACATTGTTAAATTTGATTTGCATTTTAAGTCACGCAATgagtatcctttttttttttttttttttttccacctcaaATTAACACAACTTTgtcaatataattttaagatTTAACTAAATTATGGCACAATAATGAAaggatgatttttttttttttttttttttcgggggAGGGTTTAACAGATAAGTGAAGCATAATATAATGTGAGCATCTTCACTCACATGCACGCTTGTGTATGCAAAATGGTACGCATGTTTGCCAGGTTTAATAAGCTTTCAATCAGATGATATGGCAGTAGTAAGTTAAGCCTAACACGCGTGGTAAGTCCCtgccattttgtaaatcaCATTTTGAATTACCTCCGCGTaggtgaaggggggaaaaaaatacaacactGTTAGACTGTCTTGTGGTGAGCGGCTTTACGCGGTTGTAAGCTCACTGGAAGGGTAAGCCAACTCGGTTTTGCAAAATAGGCAACCGCTGAAGGGATAAGTGGTACGTGCACACCTGTGTGTCGCCATaagggaagggggaaaaaataaaataataaaataatagaataaaaaaaaagaaatccatcctttccctttttgtacGTAATATTATGCTAGAAATTGTCCAGCACATGCCATAGGACGCGCTGAGAGGAAGGTCCACCCACATGGGGCGTACCTCACTGATGACTGCTACATGACAGCGCAGCGACTACTCTGTGTTGGGGACAAACCACATGGTTAATTTCTCCCCCTGGTTAGGTAACGCACATGTGGCTGCATTTACTCGAATTACACGTGGAATCAGTTTGCCACTTGTGCAGGCCCCGAACCGCGGTGTCGTGGGGGACCCTCAAAAAATGACCCActcgaaggggaaaaaaaagggggcagccAATAAGGCGATTCCAAACGGGAAGGCCCACCCCAACACCGCGCTACAGCGAACGCACTGATGAAGACCATATCTGTGGGGTTCACCATTTACGAGGCTCAGAACCTGGAGGTGGAAGACAAGACGTTATTGGACCCCCTGGTAATTGTACGCTGCTGCAACGAGGAGTACatcacgaagaagaagaaaaaaaaatacaatgcAGTTAACTGGGAGGAGAGCTACATATGGGATCGACTCACGCTGTCAGAAATCGAGTGGAATGTAGCAAAAATAGAATTTGAAGTCCAAAGCGCGAATACCTTTTGGAGGAATGACATAATAGGAGTCATTTCATTCGAACTCAAGTTGattaagaataaaaaaaaccaccAGATATATGGGACCTACCCAATACTGTATAAAAATGGCACAGAAATTAGGGGGCAGCTGAGGCTAAAGGTAATTGTCTGTGATGAGAAGGACTACGTAGTGAATGGTGACATATTTAACGAGTTGACCGAAAGGAATGAAAAGCCTACCCTGTACGGTGGTACATCTGGCTACTACGGAACTGGCTACGAAGATGAGGAG includes:
- a CDS encoding hypothetical protein, conserved (encoded by transcript PVX_117680A), yielding MASSQIRQFATLIDQLPCEADDYNLMENFEDYNKCFESSTHSNKGKKTDSFSAFNSNLSDYIKNISNGQANPNGSNTNNMMKNSSSSNDDDSSNVENNTNTQNKKSEEESLIRCNGNNLNKGESNSFANKNPGAYFDKPNMLYENDVNLNALNSYDDSNALYICDHDLMKDGQSNYMETLNSEVDNRGCKYEASRGIPVCKKNMIEIIHCNNECLADAKFASDRSGASHSGSSGNGSSGSGNKSRGNDIRGNNRGGNADLLQNNGDVSLYNFSAPFDDKACEENDENIVYRYNPNTLPSNNDSYGNKKKAANFRKGSLPNKDEEHDADQPLHSCKGRARSGERKKENPQDRPPLAEEKGAIHETNDEGMQEHTSINNPQRYDQNGSKRKGNKNVNVKNNVGENSTVIEYKDFCDMVKKCDEVNKNILFSKKAKVIKLDANKSLIIFPVNIHDYGDKYIAVNQKDLLEYISSSIEIDNEDLSSLKIKNYQKEKELQNMKAAYSMQTTNIHYLINRVIFKECEYENLKNKSLTMEQEINKLIQEINSLINQNKEGLYMQKAFIDYKCRCVLKLQELQPLLGEYYYDIFNYITSCRTLGQLSIWIPVFESKTESLESIANNLIKIMLNGLGAPFNSSPQYFLSNKKLLKKSISIESEEDSFINNVAKRKIIDNYLVNHLNSFNTTKENNSHFSNCHSLSLNSEESSSFLGTEELFLNSSKFPSMHSVVQKNGVESNSNRNNSSSNNNSWRRKNRKEHFLNKLNRSNTTPEHFCVHIESYTNSDAYSIRNGREFPASHTQDNDHKMDAPLTPHERQPVKRKQAGSNYEEKDMKKIRFIGKECCRNDLSHGALGGSKDERDEVGLFSKGEESSSILEKPFGESKPHRGYKTETNVYSETRDNLAEETYRNDWCHKIHEHEYDSQNEGKDDEDVVDVYKSMIESKSALAGWQRSRKGGGENEAFDDLIEVLHVDKMGDGALPPNVDDERGSAASSVVEVASDGREVPKGRRVSGAQPQMCINIDTDMEVEAEVEAEVEEEVEAGVDAEIDAEAGADAFLNRQPVQRSSAQAAAHIRRKSEAELETPNKSEGEHEFANKKGTAEERAREVKCAPKNQKRAGEANKQKRFKEMDSAVEERDQDAKKRK